From one Thalassospira lucentensis genomic stretch:
- a CDS encoding OsmC family protein, translating to MEARVKWLENLTFTGTSGSGHGVVMDGNRDTGFGPSPMEMLLLGLAGCSSIDVVHILQKGREKVIDVQADVKAERAETDPKVFTKIHLHFKAKGENLNEAKLARAVELSAEKYCSASIMLSKAAEITHSWEIME from the coding sequence ATGGAAGCACGCGTAAAGTGGCTTGAAAATCTGACATTCACCGGCACCAGTGGATCTGGCCACGGAGTGGTCATGGATGGCAACAGGGACACCGGCTTTGGCCCTAGCCCGATGGAAATGCTGCTTCTGGGGCTCGCAGGATGTTCATCGATTGACGTCGTGCATATCCTGCAGAAAGGCCGCGAGAAGGTCATTGATGTTCAGGCAGATGTCAAAGCCGAACGTGCTGAAACCGATCCCAAGGTGTTCACGAAAATCCATCTGCATTTCAAGGCAAAGGGTGAAAACCTCAACGAAGCCAAACTGGCCCGTGCGGTTGAACTGTCAGCCGAAAAATATTGTTCAGCCTCGATCATGCTGTCGAAGGCTGCCGAAATCACACATAGCTGGGAAATCATGGAATAA
- a CDS encoding AraC family transcriptional regulator produces the protein MKLLFEHVKIAPDRSWRGLHRNLRAIPFEWHFHPEYELTLTLGSEGQRYVGDHIGSYGDDDLVLLGPNLPHTWHSDNAAPPAAGKIDMGAYDLDLQAKPGERPHQAFVFWFTADWINNVCATMPEFARLRPALTDARRGVKFDALTARKVAAFTPRFDAGDPADRLLLLIEVLRVLLDARERIPLASERFDATVPDYHEATRLGRVLDILHSHYVEQIGSAEIAHQTGMSERTLRRFFKRHTGSSVQDYLMGLRLGRAVSLLLSSDLPIYRVAEEAGFQNLSHFNRQFSRHRGMPPSRFRRDRFEKGILQAV, from the coding sequence ATGAAGCTTCTGTTCGAACATGTGAAAATTGCACCGGACCGGTCATGGCGTGGCTTGCATCGGAACCTGCGTGCGATCCCGTTCGAGTGGCATTTCCATCCGGAATATGAACTGACCCTGACGCTTGGAAGTGAGGGGCAACGCTATGTCGGGGATCATATCGGTTCTTACGGTGACGATGATCTGGTGTTGCTGGGCCCGAACCTGCCACATACATGGCATTCGGACAATGCCGCCCCGCCCGCAGCCGGGAAAATCGACATGGGGGCCTATGATCTTGATTTGCAGGCAAAGCCGGGCGAACGGCCACATCAGGCCTTTGTGTTCTGGTTTACGGCCGATTGGATCAATAATGTTTGTGCAACGATGCCGGAATTTGCGCGTTTGCGACCTGCCCTGACAGATGCGAGGCGGGGGGTGAAGTTCGATGCCCTGACCGCGCGAAAGGTTGCAGCCTTTACGCCCCGGTTTGATGCCGGCGATCCGGCCGACCGCTTATTGTTGCTGATAGAGGTATTACGGGTTTTGCTGGATGCGCGGGAACGGATACCGCTGGCGTCTGAGCGGTTTGATGCAACGGTGCCCGATTATCACGAGGCAACCCGGCTTGGCCGGGTTCTGGATATTTTGCATTCGCACTATGTTGAGCAGATTGGCAGCGCCGAAATAGCCCATCAGACCGGCATGAGCGAACGGACACTGCGCCGGTTTTTTAAACGCCATACAGGATCAAGCGTTCAGGATTATCTGATGGGGTTGCGGCTCGGGCGGGCGGTATCGCTGCTGCTGTCTTCGGACCTTCCGATCTATCGGGTGGCGGAGGAAGCCGGTTTCCAGAACCTGTCGCATTTCAATCGGCAATTTTCCCGTCATCGTGGCATGCCGCCGAGCCGGTTTCGGCGGGACCGGTTTGAAAAGGGGATATTGCAGGCGGTATGA
- a CDS encoding GGDEF domain-containing protein, which translates to MSIAPDVVATAALARDGIIFIGSSDLKIVHANPVAVNLFNASKSALRDGSEIKQFLAFLAKNAEFASGDGVGAVRETLGLISGKTAKADLPAFQTGGKKVTWRKAEGPEGLTALVFREAGKAEELAKALSDHKIFIQHLIDVLPIPVYLKNLDGVINRCNDAFAELIGHEPKKVIGSKLADVASKPLVAQITDYEAPLLISEGHVRHEIDFEMGGVEKSALFAVASLKGPSGSIAGTIGSLIDVTSLKRAQAEVAAAAQRLTGLLEKAPIGVGISSRDGGEFRFFNKMFGNLLALNSDETMPTDTVLLSERYREKSLQDMDMLGELQDVELRIRRPADSDARWLKTSMEPLTFEGQESVLWWLSDITKQKLAARELQNKANNDELTGLANRARYMQKLSQCETVLRGTNTAASIFLLDLDGFKAVNDTLGHAAGDWVLVETAKRLKRVARRAEEVARLGGDEFTLFFINKGCENEMATLADEIITEISKPYVWEGNACDIGASIGFTVFDAGYCDMSEQLRRADKAMYEAKAAGKGQACFYRPEFEPDLHRDDST; encoded by the coding sequence TTGTCAATTGCTCCGGACGTCGTCGCCACAGCAGCATTGGCGCGTGACGGCATTATATTTATCGGTTCGTCCGATCTTAAAATCGTTCATGCCAACCCGGTTGCGGTTAATCTTTTTAACGCATCGAAATCGGCTTTGCGTGACGGCAGCGAAATCAAACAGTTTCTTGCATTTCTGGCGAAAAATGCTGAATTCGCCTCGGGTGATGGTGTTGGAGCCGTGCGCGAGACGCTTGGCCTGATTTCCGGTAAAACAGCCAAGGCGGACTTGCCCGCGTTTCAGACGGGCGGTAAAAAAGTCACCTGGCGCAAGGCCGAAGGTCCCGAAGGTCTGACTGCGCTGGTCTTTCGCGAAGCGGGCAAGGCCGAGGAGCTTGCCAAGGCTTTGTCCGATCACAAGATTTTCATCCAGCATTTAATCGATGTTCTGCCGATCCCGGTTTACCTTAAAAATCTGGATGGTGTGATTAACCGTTGCAATGACGCGTTTGCAGAGTTGATCGGCCATGAGCCCAAAAAGGTGATCGGTAGCAAACTTGCCGATGTCGCCTCTAAGCCATTGGTCGCGCAGATTACCGATTACGAAGCACCACTACTGATATCCGAAGGGCATGTGCGGCACGAAATCGATTTCGAGATGGGTGGTGTTGAAAAATCAGCATTGTTTGCTGTTGCAAGTCTGAAAGGTCCAAGTGGTTCGATTGCCGGGACCATCGGTTCGCTGATTGATGTCACATCGTTGAAACGTGCGCAGGCAGAAGTTGCTGCTGCGGCGCAACGTTTGACCGGATTGCTTGAAAAAGCCCCTATTGGTGTTGGCATATCCAGCCGAGACGGTGGTGAATTCCGGTTCTTCAATAAAATGTTCGGCAATCTTCTGGCACTGAACAGTGACGAGACGATGCCAACCGATACGGTCCTTCTTTCGGAACGCTACCGCGAAAAAAGCCTGCAGGATATGGATATGCTCGGCGAATTGCAGGATGTCGAGCTTCGTATTCGTCGCCCGGCGGATTCCGACGCAAGATGGCTTAAAACATCCATGGAGCCGCTCACATTCGAAGGACAGGAATCCGTTCTTTGGTGGCTAAGCGACATCACCAAGCAGAAACTCGCCGCGCGTGAATTACAGAACAAGGCGAATAACGACGAACTGACAGGTCTGGCCAACCGTGCGCGCTATATGCAGAAACTTTCGCAGTGCGAGACGGTTCTGCGAGGTACAAATACTGCGGCGTCGATCTTTCTGCTTGATCTGGATGGCTTTAAGGCGGTCAACGATACTTTGGGGCATGCGGCAGGTGACTGGGTTCTTGTCGAGACAGCGAAGCGTCTTAAACGGGTTGCACGTCGCGCCGAAGAAGTGGCCCGCTTGGGCGGGGACGAGTTCACCCTGTTCTTTATTAACAAGGGTTGTGAAAATGAAATGGCCACTCTGGCTGATGAGATCATTACCGAGATTTCCAAGCCCTATGTATGGGAAGGAAATGCGTGCGATATCGGTGCATCCATCGGTTTTACCGTTTTTGATGCCGGTTATTGCGACATGAGCGAACAATTGCGCCGTGCGGACAAGGCCATGTACGAGGCCAAGGCCGCGGGCAAGGGACAGGCATGTTTTTATCGACCGGAATTTGAACCTGACCTGCATAGGGATGACAGTACCTAA
- a CDS encoding P-II family nitrogen regulator — protein MKKIEAIIKPFKLDEVKEALQEIGLKGITVTEAKGFGRQKGHTELYRGAEYVVDFLPKVKLEIVVEDTLVERAIEAIQQAAHTGRIGDGKIFVSSLEDAIRIRTGERGNDAI, from the coding sequence ATGAAAAAGATTGAAGCCATCATCAAGCCATTCAAGCTTGACGAGGTCAAAGAGGCCCTTCAGGAGATTGGCCTCAAAGGGATTACCGTTACCGAAGCCAAAGGCTTCGGCCGACAGAAAGGCCATACGGAGCTGTATCGCGGCGCCGAATATGTTGTGGACTTCCTGCCGAAGGTAAAGTTGGAAATCGTCGTTGAGGACACGCTTGTCGAGCGTGCGATTGAGGCAATCCAGCAAGCCGCTCATACCGGTCGTATCGGTGACGGTAAAATCTTCGTTTCCTCGCTTGAGGACGCGATCCGCATTCGTACCGGTGAACGGGGCAACGACGCGATCTAA
- a CDS encoding tetratricopeptide repeat-containing sulfotransferase family protein: MAQVQKDIAAEMKKAMSAGQFDKAAFIGAKLVRTYPKRTEIHIMTAVAEMQGSHFARGGQRLRHLFRSLEPGDRYFGPVAQNLLHFSDRSGDFKASIEIVEQKHRNAPKDPAYREILADLLFRQEIMRFGSGRSVSTSIDRAIGLLEGIAHGYPRLPEVQRLLLRVYMHCEMTQKALGLLDKLIADAPGDKGLRIFQASVLALSGMVDRAITACIRLIDDYNDVGAQPYLHIAFLRPEAMPTGATDTLSKIAFSDDAPAREVYQACFALARMAEAENNMETAFDWYRRGHVANRQVSPIDMPLELAEMERIGELVKAEAKWEDGEGGISAVTMAETGPRPIFIVGLPRSGTTLSERILGAHPDVFAAGEIADFSKIVVDVTGTGKISEQMERLDGKMIGEIRKRYLAALNAYDPNVRFVTNKTPANFLRVGLIRRVFPEAPILHTHRHPLATCLSLYTTPFAIPMRYADDLGDLADYYRAYEKLMSVLFETDRNGTLFDLPYEDLVAEPEQVTRDYLAHCGLDWRPECLEFYREEKAARTASMTQVRRPINRDAVGKWQRFSRYIGPLADLAVDDKSVGKKSQGRTVVA, from the coding sequence ATGGCTCAGGTACAAAAAGATATTGCGGCCGAAATGAAAAAAGCCATGTCGGCAGGTCAATTCGACAAGGCTGCATTTATTGGCGCAAAGCTTGTACGTACCTACCCCAAACGGACCGAAATCCATATTATGACGGCGGTTGCAGAAATGCAGGGATCGCATTTTGCGCGGGGAGGTCAAAGGTTGCGACACCTGTTTCGTAGTCTGGAACCCGGTGATCGCTATTTCGGGCCGGTAGCGCAGAATTTGTTGCATTTCTCTGATCGTTCTGGTGACTTTAAGGCGTCAATCGAGATTGTCGAACAGAAGCATCGGAATGCACCCAAGGACCCGGCCTATAGGGAAATTCTGGCTGATCTTCTTTTCCGTCAGGAAATAATGCGGTTCGGTTCAGGACGTAGTGTTTCTACCAGTATTGACCGTGCAATCGGGCTTCTGGAAGGGATTGCGCACGGGTATCCGAGATTGCCCGAGGTTCAAAGGCTGCTGCTTCGTGTTTACATGCATTGCGAGATGACCCAAAAGGCTCTTGGTCTGCTTGACAAGCTGATTGCAGATGCGCCAGGTGACAAAGGGTTACGGATATTTCAGGCATCTGTTCTTGCCCTTTCGGGGATGGTGGACCGTGCAATAACTGCATGCATCAGGCTTATCGATGATTATAACGATGTTGGTGCACAACCCTATCTGCATATTGCTTTTTTGCGTCCGGAAGCCATGCCGACCGGGGCAACCGATACATTGTCAAAGATCGCATTTTCGGATGACGCCCCCGCGCGTGAGGTTTATCAGGCATGCTTTGCGTTGGCACGTATGGCCGAGGCCGAAAACAATATGGAAACCGCCTTTGACTGGTATCGCCGCGGGCATGTGGCAAACCGCCAGGTATCTCCGATTGATATGCCACTGGAACTGGCTGAAATGGAGCGCATCGGTGAATTGGTGAAGGCCGAAGCCAAGTGGGAGGATGGAGAGGGGGGCATATCCGCAGTCACAATGGCGGAAACTGGTCCTAGGCCGATCTTTATCGTTGGTCTGCCACGTTCGGGAACGACACTTAGCGAGCGTATATTGGGAGCCCATCCCGATGTTTTCGCAGCAGGAGAGATTGCCGATTTTTCCAAGATCGTTGTCGATGTCACGGGAACGGGTAAAATCTCGGAGCAGATGGAACGCCTTGATGGCAAAATGATTGGCGAGATTCGCAAACGTTATCTTGCGGCACTGAATGCCTATGATCCGAACGTGAGATTTGTAACCAACAAGACACCAGCCAATTTCCTGCGGGTCGGTTTGATCCGGCGGGTATTCCCTGAAGCGCCAATATTACATACCCATCGCCATCCGCTGGCGACCTGCCTGTCGCTTTATACCACGCCCTTTGCCATCCCGATGCGCTACGCCGATGATCTTGGTGATCTGGCGGATTATTACCGTGCTTATGAAAAACTGATGTCTGTTCTGTTTGAAACTGACAGGAACGGAACATTGTTCGATCTGCCTTACGAAGACCTCGTGGCTGAACCGGAGCAGGTGACGCGTGACTATCTAGCGCATTGCGGACTGGATTGGCGGCCGGAATGTCTTGAATTCTATCGCGAGGAAAAGGCAGCCCGCACTGCCAGCATGACCCAAGTGCGCCGTCCAATCAATCGGGATGCAGTCGGTAAATGGCAGCGATTTTCTCGCTATATCGGGCCGCTTGCGGACTTGGCAGTGGATGATAAATCGGTCGGGAAAAAATCACAGGGAAGAACGGTTGTGGCGTGA
- a CDS encoding phytanoyl-CoA dioxygenase family protein, which translates to MSMLANATMATMAPMGSNANRPGNASVKEVTGTQLRDLEKTLPLRVLSDADFKHWQTYGYVVVKNAVPQEQIKATVDFLWEFQEMDQNDPASWSRPQMRDHAMTELNNSGMVEAYHHQSMWDNRQTPRVYDAFVDIWDRTDLWVSIDRANLNTPNVGARAFDGFIHWDADTSQDPLPINVQGVLSLVDTNDDMGGFQCVPDLFANFADWLATAPKDRDPFRPDIANIPYEPKRIPMQAGDLLIFNSLLAHGIRANRSNQTRIAQYISMAPATPEEQELVDWRTKSWSERLPARGHAFPGDPRNWEQTRYDRAKLTPLGEKLLGKTPW; encoded by the coding sequence ATGAGCATGCTGGCAAACGCGACCATGGCAACGATGGCCCCAATGGGCTCGAATGCAAACAGACCTGGCAATGCCTCGGTCAAGGAAGTCACCGGTACGCAATTGCGTGACCTTGAAAAAACGCTGCCGCTGCGCGTACTGTCGGATGCTGATTTCAAACACTGGCAGACCTATGGCTATGTTGTTGTAAAAAATGCCGTTCCGCAGGAACAGATCAAGGCCACTGTCGATTTCCTTTGGGAATTTCAGGAAATGGACCAGAATGATCCGGCAAGCTGGTCCCGCCCGCAAATGCGCGATCATGCCATGACTGAACTGAACAATTCCGGCATGGTCGAAGCCTATCACCATCAAAGCATGTGGGATAACCGTCAGACACCGCGGGTTTATGATGCCTTTGTCGATATCTGGGATCGCACTGATCTTTGGGTATCGATCGATCGCGCCAATCTTAATACCCCCAATGTCGGCGCGCGTGCCTTTGACGGCTTCATTCACTGGGACGCCGATACCAGTCAGGATCCGTTGCCAATCAATGTGCAGGGGGTTTTATCGCTGGTCGATACCAATGATGATATGGGCGGTTTCCAGTGCGTGCCCGACCTGTTTGCCAATTTTGCCGATTGGCTTGCCACCGCACCAAAGGATCGCGATCCGTTCCGTCCGGACATTGCCAATATTCCCTATGAACCCAAACGCATCCCGATGCAGGCCGGTGACCTTCTGATTTTCAACAGTCTGCTGGCACATGGCATCCGTGCCAACCGGTCTAACCAGACACGCATTGCGCAGTATATTTCGATGGCTCCGGCAACACCGGAAGAACAGGAACTTGTCGATTGGCGGACCAAAAGCTGGTCCGAACGCCTGCCAGCCCGCGGCCACGCCTTCCCCGGCGACCCGCGCAATTGGGAACAGACACGCTATGATCGCGCAAAACTGACCCCGCTTGGGGAAAAGCTTCTTGGCAAAACGCCTTGGTAA
- a CDS encoding alpha/beta hydrolase, with product MSVNGFVRSTLVAVTLPATLALSGCFFEDPQHDPSGLAIAAPATNEPFDDYVKKTSEQLRSALKSKRFDQEAAPFGQYNLDQVVAMRAPFATGPDKAACDAAGNDTAHGRDVGFLMVHGLTDSPFLMTDIRDTLTSKFPCATFHGVLLPGHGTVPGDLLDVTYEEWIETVRYGMDGFTDGTDHIITIGYSMGAALIGREFDARRRDPRMTAMVLLSPGFSAKSDQAWLTPYARYVQSWVGQGENSDAAKYGSMAMNAAAEFHLLTEPYRNGTMDAFDIPVFMVVSSDDRTVDPLLAANFFCSKVTNNNKRLIWYQGEEHLIDEHPLCDGVDIVKSADPDWRTLNHAHTAITMRPENPHYGMDGVIRRCDHYDEQSPNSKCQTSSDAVYGELNLAESASPGSLRRGTFNPDFVSMLDKMTHFIEVSLEVPGKTAN from the coding sequence ATGTCCGTAAACGGCTTTGTGCGTTCGACACTTGTCGCGGTTACCCTTCCGGCGACCCTCGCACTTTCGGGATGCTTTTTTGAAGATCCGCAACATGATCCATCCGGTCTTGCCATCGCCGCACCAGCGACGAATGAACCGTTTGACGATTACGTCAAAAAAACCAGCGAACAGCTTCGCTCGGCCCTGAAATCCAAACGCTTTGATCAGGAAGCCGCCCCATTTGGTCAATACAACCTCGATCAGGTGGTCGCAATGCGAGCCCCCTTTGCCACAGGTCCGGACAAGGCTGCCTGCGATGCCGCCGGAAACGATACGGCACACGGCAGGGATGTTGGGTTCCTGATGGTGCACGGCCTGACAGACAGTCCGTTTCTAATGACCGATATCCGCGATACGCTAACATCCAAATTCCCATGCGCAACCTTCCATGGCGTCCTGCTTCCGGGGCATGGCACCGTGCCAGGTGATCTTTTGGACGTAACCTACGAGGAATGGATCGAAACGGTTCGCTACGGCATGGATGGCTTCACCGATGGTACCGATCATATCATCACCATCGGCTATTCGATGGGGGCAGCCCTGATCGGACGGGAATTTGATGCTCGCCGCCGCGATCCGCGCATGACGGCAATGGTTTTGCTATCTCCCGGTTTTTCGGCCAAAAGCGATCAGGCTTGGCTGACACCCTATGCCCGTTATGTCCAAAGCTGGGTTGGACAGGGTGAAAATAGCGATGCCGCCAAATACGGCTCGATGGCAATGAATGCTGCCGCCGAGTTCCACCTCCTGACAGAACCCTATCGCAATGGCACCATGGATGCGTTCGATATTCCCGTCTTCATGGTCGTCAGTTCAGATGACCGAACAGTTGATCCCTTACTGGCCGCAAATTTCTTCTGCAGCAAGGTGACAAACAACAACAAACGCCTGATCTGGTATCAGGGCGAAGAACACCTGATTGACGAACATCCGTTGTGCGACGGTGTCGACATTGTCAAATCTGCCGATCCGGACTGGCGTACCCTGAACCACGCCCATACCGCGATTACCATGCGCCCTGAAAATCCACATTACGGCATGGATGGCGTCATCCGTCGTTGCGATCATTACGACGAACAAAGCCCCAACAGCAAATGCCAAACCAGCAGCGATGCCGTTTACGGCGAACTCAATCTGGCGGAATCCGCATCACCGGGCAGCCTGCGACGCGGCACCTTCAACCCGGACTTCGTCAGCATGCTTGATAAGATGACCCATTTCATTGAAGTGTCACTGGAAGTCCCCGGAAAGACCGCAAATTGA
- the glnA gene encoding type I glutamate--ammonia ligase, producing the protein MSDAASVLKLIKEKGIQFVDLRFTDTKGKWQHTAQDICTIDEDVFVDGIMFDGSSIAGWKEINESDMILMPDPSTAVVDPFTAQPTLIIVCDVIEPATGQGYERCPRSTAKRALAYMKSAGIGDTAYFGAEPEFFMFDDVRWTTAGEGMGYQLDSEEGPYNTGTEFEGGNRGHRPGPKGGYFPVQPVDSANDIRAEMVNYINEMGVRCEKHHHEVAPSQHELGIAFGTLIEHADAVQIYKYCIHMVAHQYGKTATFMPKPVFGDNGSGMHTHQSIWHEGKPLFAGNGYADLSDTALYYIGGIIKHAKALNAFTNPTTNSYKRLVPGFEAPVLLAYSARNRSASCRIPYTASPKGKRVEIRFPDPLANPYLAFTAMLMAGLDGIENKIHPGDAMDKNLYDLPPEELKEVPTVCRSLHEALDSLDADRDFLKKGDVMSDDLIDAYIALKMEEVIRFEQSPHPVEFDMYYSG; encoded by the coding sequence ATGTCTGACGCTGCTTCTGTACTTAAGCTTATCAAAGAAAAAGGCATCCAGTTTGTCGATCTGCGCTTTACCGATACCAAAGGTAAATGGCAGCACACCGCGCAGGACATCTGCACGATCGACGAAGACGTTTTTGTTGACGGCATTATGTTCGACGGTTCGTCGATCGCCGGCTGGAAAGAAATCAACGAATCCGACATGATCCTGATGCCGGATCCGTCAACCGCAGTTGTTGATCCGTTCACCGCACAGCCGACCCTGATCATCGTTTGTGACGTTATCGAACCGGCCACTGGCCAGGGTTACGAGCGTTGCCCGCGTTCGACCGCGAAACGCGCACTCGCATACATGAAATCCGCTGGTATCGGCGACACCGCATACTTCGGCGCAGAGCCGGAATTCTTCATGTTTGACGACGTTCGCTGGACCACCGCTGGCGAAGGCATGGGCTATCAGCTGGACTCCGAAGAAGGCCCCTACAACACCGGCACCGAATTCGAAGGCGGCAACCGCGGCCACCGTCCGGGTCCGAAGGGCGGCTACTTCCCGGTACAGCCTGTTGACTCGGCCAACGACATCCGTGCCGAAATGGTCAACTATATCAACGAAATGGGCGTGCGTTGCGAAAAGCACCACCACGAAGTTGCACCGTCGCAGCACGAACTGGGTATCGCCTTCGGCACCCTGATCGAACATGCCGACGCCGTTCAGATCTACAAATACTGCATCCACATGGTTGCACACCAGTATGGCAAAACCGCAACCTTCATGCCGAAGCCGGTCTTCGGTGACAACGGTTCGGGCATGCATACCCACCAGTCGATCTGGCACGAAGGCAAGCCGCTGTTCGCAGGTAACGGTTATGCTGACCTGTCTGACACCGCCCTGTACTATATCGGCGGCATCATCAAGCACGCTAAAGCACTGAATGCTTTCACCAACCCGACGACCAACTCCTACAAGCGTCTGGTCCCGGGCTTCGAAGCACCGGTTCTTCTGGCTTACTCGGCTCGTAACCGTTCGGCCTCCTGCCGTATCCCGTACACCGCTTCGCCGAAGGGCAAGCGCGTCGAGATCCGCTTCCCTGATCCGCTTGCCAACCCGTATCTCGCATTCACCGCAATGCTGATGGCTGGCCTTGACGGCATCGAGAACAAGATCCACCCGGGCGATGCAATGGACAAAAACCTCTATGACCTTCCGCCGGAAGAGCTCAAAGAAGTCCCGACCGTTTGCCGTTCGCTCCATGAAGCACTTGACAGCCTCGACGCAGACCGCGACTTCCTGAAAAAAGGCGATGTGATGAGCGACGACCTGATCGACGCATACATCGCTCTGAAAATGGAAGAAGTTATCCGCTTCGAACAGTCGCCGCATCCGGTCGAATTCGACATGTACTACAGCGGCTGA
- a CDS encoding adenosine deaminase — protein sequence MTQHIPKAELHLHMEGALTPALVRKFATRNAIILPDGIYDDQDRYIWSNFPEFLMSFDKASAAIRTGKDYADLTHWYLTEQAKAGTLYVEIFCSPSHAQECGISFDDHLNGVAEGIDRAEKETGIVGRIIMTCVRHIGPEKAVGVATESVACGHPYIVGFGMGGNESMFSQEAFYPAFKIAADAGLGCTTHAGEVEGPQSVWDAIDKLPVTRIGHGVRSIEDPKLVEQLVKRGIVLEVCPGSNISLSVYPDYASHPLRRLYDAGVKVTLGSDDPPFFHTTLAEEYQRAKDVFGFSVEELRGVTRTALEAAFVDVETKAALIAKLDAN from the coding sequence ATGACACAGCATATCCCCAAAGCCGAATTGCATCTGCATATGGAAGGCGCGTTGACGCCGGCACTGGTGCGGAAATTTGCCACCCGGAATGCAATCATCCTTCCGGACGGGATTTATGACGATCAGGATCGATATATCTGGTCGAATTTTCCTGAATTCCTGATGAGTTTTGACAAGGCGAGTGCGGCCATTCGCACTGGCAAGGATTATGCCGATCTGACCCACTGGTACCTGACAGAACAGGCCAAAGCCGGTACACTTTATGTCGAAATCTTCTGTTCGCCGTCGCATGCGCAGGAATGCGGGATTTCATTTGACGATCATTTGAACGGCGTTGCCGAGGGCATCGACAGAGCCGAGAAGGAAACCGGGATTGTTGGTCGGATCATCATGACCTGCGTACGCCATATCGGCCCGGAAAAGGCAGTCGGTGTGGCGACTGAGAGCGTTGCCTGCGGTCATCCCTATATTGTCGGGTTTGGCATGGGCGGGAATGAAAGCATGTTCTCGCAGGAAGCGTTTTATCCGGCCTTTAAAATTGCCGCCGACGCCGGGCTTGGCTGTACGACCCACGCAGGCGAGGTCGAAGGTCCGCAAAGTGTCTGGGATGCGATCGACAAATTGCCGGTCACCCGTATAGGACATGGCGTGCGATCCATTGAAGATCCAAAACTGGTCGAACAACTGGTAAAGCGCGGCATCGTTTTGGAAGTGTGCCCGGGTTCGAACATTTCCCTGTCGGTCTATCCTGATTACGCGTCCCATCCGTTGCGCAGGCTTTACGATGCCGGGGTCAAGGTGACGCTGGGTTCCGACGATCCGCCATTTTTCCATACAACACTGGCCGAAGAATATCAGCGGGCCAAAGACGTGTTCGGCTTTAGCGTGGAAGAACTTCGGGGGGTGACACGTACGGCCCTTGAAGCAGCGTTTGTCGATGTGGAGACAAAAGCCGCACTCATCGCGAAACTTGACGCCAACTGA
- a CDS encoding alpha/beta hydrolase: MTFAIDRFTGQSGLTLRYALYSPENALGNVLILQGRGEFIERYDETARELAERGLGCVTFDFRGQGGSTREVTESHMGYVGDVGHYVEDTHDVLRHLANQHNTRCDLLLTHSTGGLVGMHMLLEKPDLFGSAVMIAPFFGLGGPDWIALAAQFLSAGLCRYGFNKQFLPGQKLLSPLHPFADDNLLTSDRARYERNVTCLQDNPDLVVGGVSAGWLDACFRAQAELSRRVVPENDFAAAPLPPITMVLSGNDQVVSNRATQELFGDHPSVTMVEIPESRHEILQESDHFRTLFWQAFDQHLANHHHNWTLPGF, from the coding sequence ATGACATTTGCCATTGATCGTTTTACCGGACAAAGCGGCCTGACATTGCGTTATGCCCTGTATTCCCCCGAAAATGCCCTTGGTAATGTCCTGATCCTTCAGGGACGCGGTGAATTTATCGAACGATATGATGAAACTGCGCGCGAACTTGCCGAACGCGGGCTTGGATGCGTCACATTTGATTTTCGCGGTCAGGGCGGATCGACCCGCGAAGTGACGGAAAGCCATATGGGTTATGTTGGTGATGTCGGACATTATGTCGAAGACACCCATGATGTGCTCCGGCATCTGGCCAATCAGCACAATACCCGCTGTGATCTGCTTCTAACTCATTCGACCGGTGGGTTGGTCGGTATGCATATGTTGCTTGAAAAACCGGACCTGTTTGGCAGTGCCGTCATGATTGCCCCGTTCTTCGGGCTTGGCGGTCCGGACTGGATTGCGCTTGCTGCACAGTTTCTGTCAGCCGGCCTTTGCCGATACGGGTTCAATAAACAGTTCCTGCCGGGGCAAAAGCTGCTTTCGCCATTACACCCCTTTGCCGATGACAATCTGCTGACATCGGATCGTGCGCGCTATGAACGCAACGTCACCTGTTTGCAGGACAATCCCGATCTGGTGGTTGGCGGGGTATCAGCAGGTTGGCTTGATGCCTGCTTCCGGGCTCAGGCGGAATTGTCACGTCGCGTGGTGCCTGAGAATGATTTTGCGGCTGCCCCCCTGCCCCCGATTACAATGGTCCTATCAGGAAACGATCAGGTGGTCAGCAACCGCGCCACACAGGAACTGTTTGGTGATCATCCATCCGTCACCATGGTCGAAATCCCTGAATCCCGCCACGAAATCCTTCAGGAAAGCGATCATTTCCGCACCCTTTTCTGGCAGGCGTTCGACCAGCATCTGGCAAATCACCACCACAACTGGACCCTGCCCGGTTTCTGA